The Caldisericum sp. genome has a segment encoding these proteins:
- a CDS encoding formate/nitrite transporter family protein has product MNDVNFFPPKDVAAKMCETGVGKCKLPILKMFILAILAGVYIAFGAQLFLLVGSDSTLGFGFTRFLSASVFTVGLMMVVVGGAELFTGNNLVLIAALDKKVTWGELLKNWVVVYIGNFVGSIILAAFLFFGGTWSLNGNLVGANALKVALSKTSLTFAQAFFRGILCNWLVCMAVWMAMASKDVIGKLFAIYFPIMAFVASGFEHSVANMFFIPYGIFLKSNPKVLEVAGKTLADLANLNWGTLFTVNLIPVTLGNLVGGAIFVGAVYWYVYLLSKK; this is encoded by the coding sequence ATGAACGATGTAAATTTCTTCCCGCCAAAAGATGTGGCTGCAAAAATGTGCGAGACTGGGGTAGGAAAATGCAAACTTCCCATTCTCAAGATGTTTATCCTTGCAATCCTTGCAGGAGTTTACATTGCATTCGGAGCGCAACTCTTCTTGCTTGTGGGCTCTGATTCAACACTCGGTTTCGGCTTTACGAGGTTTCTTTCTGCATCAGTCTTTACTGTAGGTCTTATGATGGTTGTTGTAGGTGGTGCAGAGCTCTTCACTGGCAATAACCTTGTGCTTATTGCTGCTCTTGATAAGAAAGTAACATGGGGAGAGCTTTTAAAGAATTGGGTTGTTGTTTACATTGGGAACTTCGTTGGCTCAATTATTTTAGCAGCCTTCCTTTTCTTTGGAGGGACATGGTCTTTGAATGGTAATCTTGTTGGTGCAAATGCATTGAAAGTCGCTCTTTCGAAAACTTCGCTTACATTCGCACAGGCATTCTTTAGAGGTATTCTCTGTAACTGGCTTGTCTGTATGGCAGTTTGGATGGCAATGGCGTCAAAAGATGTAATAGGAAAACTCTTTGCAATCTATTTCCCTATTATGGCATTCGTTGCTTCCGGTTTTGAACACTCAGTTGCAAATATGTTCTTTATTCCATATGGAATTTTCCTGAAGAGTAATCCTAAAGTACTTGAGGTTGCAGGAAAGACTCTTGCAGATTTAGCAAATCTTAATTGGGGAACGCTTTTCACAGTTAACCTTATTCCTGTTACTCTTGGTAACCTTGTTGGTGGTGCAATTTTCGTTGGTGCAGTTTACTGGTATGTATACTTATTAAGCAAAAAGTAA
- the fdhF gene encoding formate dehydrogenase subunit alpha: KSIGIEIPTLCYLEGIAEEGSCGMCVVEVRGSRTLQRACITEVAEGMDITTNSDLLYEARKTNLELALAHHPLDCMTCDKDGDCVLQDLAYQFGIKKSQFLDEKEAFVYPKETPWDSNPFIQFDPQKCILCRRCVDACENQAIVEAIGIAMRGYKSTVSTPFNLPLEQTDCQFCAACVQACPTGALIEKPRIGKGKIFNFEKTDTVCAYCGTGCNVTLYKDKNNNLVMARGADKEPNKERLCVKGRYGYEYVNSSERLTKPLIKENGVFREATWEEALDYTAKRLLEIKEKYGPDAIGVLGSARCTNEDNYVVQKFARAVIGTNNIDHCARLCHASTVAGLGKALGAGAATNPIDDIKNADVMFVIGSNTTETHPVIAQFIKENKKKKGAKLIVCDPRNIDLAKYADIFIQHYPGTDVALLNGMMKVIIDKGLINKEFIEAHTEGFENLLKVLESGKYDLDNVSKITGVDKKLIEEAAIAYARGPNSMIFYTMGITQHHVGVDNVLSIANLALITGHIGKEGNGIDPLRGQANVQGACDVGALPDVYTGYQKVTDENVRKKFEEFWGVKLPENIGYAVSQFGELALEGKLKAVYAMGENPLVTEADVRHVKEGFEKLEFLAVQDIFLSETAQIADVVFPAKAAYEKYGTFTNTERRVQLLRPARTPATTVKDDWEIVCEVATRMGYPMKYKSAIDIWNEIREVTPTFKGITYERLKEYSIQWPCPEETHPGTRILHYGGNFKRPNGKALINGVEFEPPVETVDSEYPFILTTGRILFHYHSRNETRRVKVLESFVPENFVEINPEDAQNLGINDGDKVKVKTRRGEIVVKAKVSTKPKKGVVFVSFHFSEANANILTINALDPVARIPEYKACACAIEKI, encoded by the coding sequence AAATCGATTGGCATAGAGATTCCAACACTATGCTATCTTGAAGGTATTGCAGAAGAGGGTTCCTGTGGTATGTGTGTAGTTGAAGTGAGGGGCTCAAGAACGCTACAAAGAGCATGCATTACAGAAGTTGCCGAAGGAATGGATATAACTACTAATTCAGATCTACTTTATGAAGCAAGAAAAACCAATCTTGAACTTGCTTTGGCACATCACCCTCTCGATTGTATGACCTGCGACAAGGATGGTGATTGTGTCCTTCAGGACCTTGCGTATCAATTTGGCATTAAGAAGAGTCAGTTTCTTGATGAAAAAGAAGCATTTGTCTATCCAAAGGAAACACCTTGGGATTCAAATCCTTTCATACAGTTTGATCCACAGAAGTGCATTCTTTGCAGGCGTTGTGTAGATGCATGCGAAAACCAGGCAATTGTCGAGGCTATTGGTATTGCAATGAGAGGGTATAAATCTACTGTATCAACTCCATTTAATCTTCCCCTTGAACAGACTGATTGCCAATTCTGTGCTGCCTGTGTCCAGGCATGCCCAACTGGTGCTTTGATTGAAAAACCTCGTATTGGCAAAGGAAAAATATTCAACTTCGAAAAAACAGACACGGTTTGTGCCTATTGCGGTACTGGATGCAATGTTACCTTATACAAAGATAAAAATAACAACCTTGTTATGGCAAGAGGCGCAGATAAAGAACCCAACAAAGAAAGGCTTTGTGTTAAGGGAAGATATGGTTATGAATATGTGAACTCTTCTGAAAGATTAACTAAGCCTCTTATAAAGGAAAATGGCGTATTTAGGGAAGCAACATGGGAAGAAGCTCTCGACTACACTGCAAAAAGATTACTTGAAATAAAAGAAAAGTATGGACCTGATGCAATTGGTGTTCTTGGTTCTGCAAGATGTACAAATGAAGATAACTATGTAGTACAAAAATTTGCACGTGCAGTAATCGGGACAAATAACATAGACCACTGTGCACGACTTTGCCACGCTTCAACCGTTGCGGGACTTGGGAAGGCATTAGGTGCTGGTGCTGCAACTAACCCTATTGATGATATTAAGAATGCAGATGTTATGTTTGTAATAGGCTCAAATACAACAGAAACCCATCCTGTGATTGCTCAGTTTATAAAAGAAAACAAAAAGAAAAAAGGTGCAAAACTTATAGTCTGTGATCCAAGAAATATCGACCTTGCAAAATACGCAGATATTTTCATACAGCATTACCCAGGAACAGATGTCGCACTTTTGAATGGCATGATGAAGGTTATAATTGACAAAGGACTCATTAACAAGGAATTTATAGAAGCGCATACCGAAGGTTTTGAAAATCTTTTAAAGGTTCTTGAAAGCGGTAAGTATGATCTTGATAATGTATCGAAGATTACAGGTGTAGATAAGAAACTCATCGAGGAAGCGGCAATTGCTTATGCTCGAGGACCAAATTCTATGATTTTCTACACGATGGGAATAACCCAACACCATGTTGGTGTGGATAACGTCCTGAGTATTGCAAACCTCGCCCTGATAACAGGTCATATAGGAAAGGAAGGAAACGGAATTGATCCACTAAGAGGACAGGCAAATGTGCAAGGTGCATGCGATGTAGGAGCGTTACCTGATGTCTATACAGGCTACCAGAAGGTTACAGATGAAAATGTCCGAAAGAAATTCGAAGAATTCTGGGGCGTAAAACTCCCCGAAAACATAGGCTATGCGGTATCGCAGTTTGGAGAGCTTGCTCTTGAGGGTAAACTAAAAGCCGTGTATGCAATGGGTGAAAACCCGCTTGTAACAGAGGCAGATGTAAGGCATGTAAAAGAAGGTTTTGAAAAACTTGAGTTCCTTGCAGTTCAAGACATATTCCTCTCAGAAACTGCCCAGATAGCAGATGTTGTTTTCCCGGCAAAGGCCGCATATGAAAAATATGGAACATTTACCAATACCGAAAGAAGAGTCCAACTTCTTAGACCTGCAAGAACACCAGCAACAACCGTGAAAGATGATTGGGAGATTGTTTGTGAAGTTGCAACCAGAATGGGTTATCCAATGAAATACAAGAGTGCTATAGATATTTGGAATGAAATAAGAGAAGTAACGCCAACATTTAAAGGTATCACATATGAAAGGCTTAAAGAATACTCAATTCAGTGGCCATGCCCAGAGGAAACCCATCCTGGTACAAGAATTTTGCACTATGGTGGAAACTTTAAACGACCCAATGGCAAGGCGCTTATAAATGGTGTTGAGTTTGAACCGCCTGTTGAGACGGTAGACAGTGAATACCCGTTTATCCTTACAACTGGAAGAATTCTTTTCCATTATCACTCGAGGAATGAAACTCGCAGGGTAAAGGTGCTTGAAAGTTTTGTTCCCGAAAATTTTGTTGAGATAAATCCTGAAGATGCACAGAATCTCGGTATTAATGATGGTGATAAGGTTAAAGTAAAGACAAGAAGAGGAGAGATCGTTGTAAAAGCAAAGGTTTCAACAAAGCCTAAAAAAGGAGTTGTTTTTGTAAGTTTCCACTTCTCAGAAGCGAATGCAAATATCCTTACAATTAATGCACTTGACCCGGTTGCAAGAATTCCTGAATACAAAGCATGCGCGTGTGCAATTGAAAAAATTTAA
- the nuoF gene encoding NADH-quinone oxidoreductase subunit NuoF, which translates to MKMYRSHILVAEDSKSLSKGAKEIEELISKELRALGLDEEVLVAPTGSLGFEDIGVAIAVYPDGVIYAPVTQNDVPRIIKEHLLKGRIVKELAHEIGKKDVTVTESRAERVLSIQKRVLLKRVGVINPESIEEYIAEDGYLALEKAIEKGPQWVLEEVKASELRGRGGAGFPTGKKWEFTAKAKSDVKYVICNADEGEPGTFKDRVIMEGDPHLLIEGMILAGFATGANYGYIYIRGEYDLSIRRLQKAINQARSYGFLGENILGSGFSFDIEIKKGAGAYICGEETALIESIEGKRGEPRKKPPYPPTCGLWGKPTVINNVETLANVPPIVVNGAEWFKKFGVPGSYGTKLFSLMGDVNYKGVIEIPFGVKLSSIINDVGFGIKGGKKLKGVILGGVSGSLITPNEIDTPVDFNSLALIEAGPGSGSIVVLSEDRCIVDIAKNIAYFFRHESCGKCTPCRVGTEEMYKIIDSISKGFGEVKDLER; encoded by the coding sequence AAGTCACATTCTTGTTGCAGAGGATTCAAAGAGCCTTTCAAAAGGTGCAAAGGAGATTGAAGAACTTATTTCTAAAGAATTGAGAGCTCTCGGGCTTGATGAAGAAGTTCTCGTTGCGCCAACCGGTAGTCTTGGTTTTGAAGATATCGGTGTTGCAATAGCGGTTTATCCCGATGGCGTTATATATGCACCTGTTACTCAAAATGATGTTCCTCGAATTATTAAAGAACACCTTTTAAAAGGAAGAATAGTAAAGGAACTTGCCCATGAAATTGGCAAGAAAGATGTTACAGTAACTGAAAGCCGTGCAGAAAGAGTCCTTTCTATTCAGAAAAGAGTTTTATTAAAGAGAGTAGGTGTTATCAATCCAGAGTCCATAGAGGAATACATTGCAGAGGACGGTTATCTTGCCTTAGAGAAGGCGATAGAAAAAGGGCCTCAATGGGTTTTGGAAGAAGTTAAGGCATCTGAATTAAGAGGGCGTGGTGGGGCTGGATTTCCTACTGGTAAAAAGTGGGAATTTACGGCAAAAGCAAAAAGTGATGTTAAATATGTTATCTGCAATGCTGATGAAGGTGAACCAGGGACTTTTAAAGATAGGGTAATAATGGAAGGAGACCCTCACCTTCTTATTGAGGGAATGATTTTGGCTGGTTTTGCAACAGGTGCAAATTATGGGTATATCTATATTAGAGGCGAATACGACCTTTCAATCAGGAGGCTCCAGAAAGCTATTAACCAGGCTCGTTCATACGGCTTCCTTGGTGAAAATATTTTAGGCTCTGGGTTTAGTTTTGACATAGAAATTAAAAAGGGAGCAGGCGCTTATATTTGTGGAGAGGAAACCGCACTTATTGAATCAATAGAAGGTAAACGTGGTGAGCCACGGAAAAAGCCTCCATATCCGCCAACCTGTGGACTCTGGGGAAAACCAACTGTAATTAATAATGTTGAGACTCTTGCAAATGTTCCACCGATAGTTGTTAACGGGGCAGAGTGGTTTAAGAAATTCGGTGTGCCGGGCTCTTACGGAACAAAACTTTTTAGCCTTATGGGCGATGTAAATTACAAAGGCGTTATTGAAATACCATTTGGAGTGAAACTTTCATCCATAATTAATGATGTAGGATTTGGAATTAAAGGTGGGAAGAAACTTAAAGGAGTTATACTTGGAGGTGTTTCAGGAAGCCTTATTACTCCAAACGAAATTGATACTCCTGTTGACTTCAACTCGCTTGCTCTAATTGAAGCAGGTCCTGGATCAGGTTCTATTGTTGTCTTAAGTGAGGATAGGTGCATTGTTGATATTGCAAAAAACATTGCCTACTTCTTCAGACATGAGTCCTGTGGCAAATGCACACCTTGCCGTGTTGGAACTGAAGAAATGTACAAGATTATCGACAGTATTTCAAAAGGATTTGGAGAAGTTAAAGACCTTGAAAGATT